The Bacillota bacterium genome window below encodes:
- a CDS encoding Hpt domain-containing protein — protein sequence MATAEASELRSLFVDEAREYIQLLNQGLLQLESAPQEAAVLHELFRAVHSLKGMAGTMGYQSMVELAHAVESVFDELRSETGTISPTP from the coding sequence GTGGCGACGGCCGAGGCGTCAGAACTGCGCTCTCTCTTCGTGGACGAGGCCCGGGAGTACATCCAGCTGCTCAACCAGGGGCTTTTGCAGCTGGAATCGGCTCCCCAGGAGGCGGCCGTGCTGCACGAGCTTTTCCGCGCCGTGCACAGCCTCAAGGGTATGGCGGGGACCATGGGCTACCAGTCGATGGTGGAACTGGCCCATGCGGTGGAGTCGGTTTTCGACGAGTTGCGCTCCGAAACAGGGACCATCTCCCCGACGCCC
- the fliY gene encoding flagellar motor switch phosphatase FliY, with protein sequence MPPAQLRLSPEQQDALCRVAAAAMKASGEVLSDLILHTVELGEPQLSGATWEELASQVSEPVVVVRVEYTAGVEGSNLLVMRPSDAARVAAMMMGEDPPQDDNLDELHLSAVSEAMNQMIGASATALSDLFGRAITISPPATVLKPLAPDGMPLLPGGEEGTELVQIAFPIRISDDVSSPIESRILHLFPGDFARSLSDEYLALKHQPVAAGVASANPGPAKAAGAPATGGGEASTRPAARPASPAPAAASSASVGSDWEPEPLEAAPPEPEDRISFELLKRITVPVTVRLGQAQLSLQDVLSLTRGAIVPLDAADGQPVDVLISGTLVARGEVVVVRERFGVRITELIRPDLLPGSAEA encoded by the coding sequence GTGCCTCCCGCGCAACTTCGCCTCTCCCCGGAACAGCAGGATGCCCTGTGCAGGGTCGCGGCCGCTGCCATGAAGGCGTCGGGCGAGGTGCTGTCGGACCTCATCCTGCACACGGTCGAACTGGGCGAACCGCAGCTCTCGGGCGCGACCTGGGAAGAACTGGCGTCCCAGGTGTCCGAGCCCGTCGTCGTGGTGCGCGTCGAATACACGGCGGGGGTCGAGGGCAGCAACCTGCTCGTCATGCGGCCCTCGGACGCCGCCCGGGTGGCCGCCATGATGATGGGGGAAGACCCGCCGCAGGACGACAACCTGGACGAGCTTCACCTGAGCGCCGTCTCCGAGGCCATGAACCAGATGATCGGAGCGTCGGCCACGGCACTCTCCGATCTGTTCGGGCGGGCGATCACCATCAGCCCGCCGGCCACGGTCCTCAAGCCGCTGGCGCCAGACGGGATGCCGCTCCTGCCGGGGGGTGAGGAGGGCACTGAACTCGTCCAGATCGCTTTCCCGATACGGATTTCCGATGATGTGTCGAGTCCTATCGAAAGCCGGATCCTGCACCTTTTCCCGGGAGACTTCGCCCGGTCGCTCAGCGACGAATACCTGGCGTTGAAGCACCAGCCCGTGGCGGCAGGGGTTGCATCCGCAAATCCGGGCCCGGCAAAGGCGGCCGGGGCTCCTGCCACGGGCGGGGGCGAGGCCTCCACGAGACCGGCGGCCCGGCCTGCTTCTCCGGCACCGGCCGCGGCCTCCTCTGCCTCAGTGGGGTCAGACTGGGAACCCGAGCCGCTCGAGGCGGCCCCGCCGGAGCCCGAGGACCGCATCTCCTTCGAACTGCTGAAGCGCATCACCGTACCGGTTACCGTGCGGCTGGGCCAGGCCCAGCTGTCCCTGCAGGACGTGCTCAGCCTGACCCGCGGTGCCATTGTCCCCCTGGACGCTGCCGACGGGCAGCCGGTGGACGTGCTCATTTCCGGGACGCTGGTGGCGCGGGGCGAAGTGGTGGTCGTGCGGGAACGGTTCGGGGTCCGCATCACGGAACTCATCCGGCCGGATCTGCTGCCGGGTTCTGCGGAGGCTTGA